Part of the Longimicrobiaceae bacterium genome is shown below.
TTGCCGCCCGCCACCACGGCCTGCGGGAAGACGCCGACCGCGATCTGCGCGCCCGTGGTGCCGCGCAGGACGTTGACCGGAGTGACGGTGTTCAGGTTCGAGTTGGCGACGACGGCGATGGAGTCGTTGAGGAACGCCACGCCGGTGGCGCCGGAGTTGGCCGGCAGCGGCACCGTGTCGGTGACGGTGCGCGTCTTCAGGTCCACCACCTCGGCGAACGGGTAGCTGCCCATGGGGACCACGACCGTGCTGCCGCGCGCGGCCAGCGTGACCGGGCTGCCCTGCGAGCCCAGGCCGATGGTGAACTTCGCCGTGGGATCGTTGGTCGAGGTGACGGTGAGCGAGCGGCCGGTGCTGTTGAGCACCACGGCATAGTTCGCCGCGGGGGTGCTTCCGCCGGTCCCGGTGTCGTCGCAGGCTGCAAGCGCCAGGAGCGGCGCGGCGGCCAGGACGGCGAGGGTACGGCGGACGACTGCGTTGTGCATGAGGATTTCTCGATCGATTCAGGGTGTGCCCGCGCGACTCACGCGCAGGTCGATGCGAGCCCGGCGGCCGGGCTCGGGGTAGCCGGAGATGAGGGCGGACCTCTCGTCCAGCAGGCGGTCGATGTGGACTGCTGCGTCGAGCGCAAAGTGGCCCGCGCGCCACCCGCGGCCCACGCCCGCGTCCCACGTCCAGAAGCCGGGGAGCGGGTTGTCCCGGCTGGGGTCGGGGAAGCGGCGGCCCACGTAGCGGGTGCCCAGGTCCAGCGTCCACCGCCCCGGCGCCCATCCGGCGCGGAGCTGGGCGGACTGGCGGGGGCGGTAGGCCACCTGGACGTCGTCGTCCGCTCCGGGACGGTCGTACGTCACCTTGGCGAGCGAGCCGCTTGCGGTGAGATGGAGGGCGTGCGCGGGCCACGCGGCGTCGGCCCAGGCGTCCACACCGCGGCGCTTCACGTTGGTGTTGCGCGGGCTCCAGACGAAGCGGAAGTCCGGCAGCCACACGATCATCCCGCGCACGTCTCCGCGGTACGCGCTGGCCCCGGCGGAGAGCGCGGCGCTACCGACGGTGCGCGATGCGGACGCGCCCAGCTCCCACTCGTTCGGCACGCGCTCCGGCAGCAGGTCCGGGTTCGGCGCGACAGCCACGCCCTCGCGGAAGAACTGATCGCCGAGGGATGGGGGCGAGAAGCCGCTGCGGTTGGCGAGCTGCACGCGCACGCCGCCGCGGCCGGCGCCCAGCGTGAGCGCCCGCGTGGCGTACCATCTTCCCGTCACCCCGTCGCGGTCCGCGCGCGCCTCGGCGGTGAGGTCCGCGTCGATGCCTCCGAACGTGCGTCCTGCGGCGGCGTGCGCGAAAGTGCCCGCGTCCGTGCGCGTCCGAGGCGCAGTCTCCGTCAAGGCGCCGGCATCGATGCGCTGCGTCGTGCCCTCCACGCCCGCGCCGTACCCGCGCAGCCACGAGCTTCGGGAGATGCGCTCCGCCTCCCCGCGCAGGTGCAGCGAGCCCACGCGGGTGCGGGTGTCGTACGGCAGGCCGAAGGGCGGCGCGGGATCGGAGAAGCGCACGCGCTGCGTCACGCCCGAAACGTCGAACGACGCGGCTCCTCCGTCCGTCGTCCGCCGCCAGGCGAGCGATGCGCGGCCGCGGTCCAGCGTCTCGCGGGCCTGGAGCGAAGGCGCGTAGCCGAGGCCGGGGATGCCGCGGTCCAGCGTCTCCACTCCGCCACGCACCCGCAGGTCGCCGCCCGCCGCGCGCGTCTGCGCCGCCGCGAAGCCGCTCCACTCCGCCACGTCCGCGTTGCGGCGGATG
Proteins encoded:
- a CDS encoding TonB-dependent receptor, which translates into the protein MSYRPAVSKAFSRLLIVGAMVLMLPLRALAQWPGEIAGRVTDARGSAGVEAATVELPAVGRTASTDGTGAFILRGLEPGEYRVVVRRAGFAARETSAAVRNGQVTRLFISLQPVDVALAALRVTAERDRLADGTHVGRAEIERSGARTAGDVMATMPGVVVRENGVGAAQTVSIRGSAPGAVLVLVDGVPANDPVTGEADLSTVPAHSVQSVTVLPGARTARYGPRAEAGVVLIETRAAERRREATVTAGSLRERAGSVEWGDAFRGVAWSVGGQARSIGGEFHHPRDPGDPTPVIRRNADVAEWSGFAAAQTRAAGGDLRVRGGVETLDRGIPGLGYAPSLQARETLDRGRASLAWRRTTDGGAASFDVSGVTQRVRFSDPAPPFGLPYDTRTRVGSLHLRGEAERISRSSWLRGYGAGVEGTTQRIDAGALTETAPRTRTDAGTFAHAAAGRTFGGIDADLTAEARADRDGVTGRWYATRALTLGAGRGGVRVQLANRSGFSPPSLGDQFFREGVAVAPNPDLLPERVPNEWELGASASRTVGSAALSAGASAYRGDVRGMIVWLPDFRFVWSPRNTNVKRRGVDAWADAAWPAHALHLTASGSLAKVTYDRPGADDDVQVAYRPRQSAQLRAGWAPGRWTLDLGTRYVGRRFPDPSRDNPLPGFWTWDAGVGRGWRAGHFALDAAVHIDRLLDERSALISGYPEPGRRARIDLRVSRAGTP